The Suncus etruscus isolate mSunEtr1 chromosome 7, mSunEtr1.pri.cur, whole genome shotgun sequence genome includes a window with the following:
- the GPR27 gene encoding probable G-protein coupled receptor 27, whose translation MANASEPGGGGGHGGHGGEAAALGLKLATLSLLLCVSLAGNVLFALLIVRERSLHRAPYYLLLDLCLADGLRALACLPAVMLAARRAAAAAGTPPGALGCKLLAFLAALFCFHAAFLLLGVGVTRYLAIAHHRFYAERLAGWPCAAMLVCAAWALALAAAFPPVLDGGGGGGGGGEDEDAPCALEQRPDGAPGALGFLLLLAVVVGATHLVYLRLLFFIHDRRKMRPARLVPAVSHDWTFHGPGATGQAAANWTAGFGRGPTPPALVGIRPAAPGRGGGGGGGARRLLVLEEFKTEKRLCRMFYAVTLLFLLLWGPYVVASYLRVLVRPGAVPQAYLTASVWLTFAQAGINPVVCFLFNRELRDCFRAQFPCCQSPQTTQATLPCDLKGIGL comes from the coding sequence ATGGCGAATGCCAGCgagcccggcggcggcggcggccacgGTGGCCACGGCGGCGAGGCGGCGGCGCTGGGCCTCAAGCTGGCCACGCTCAGCCTGCTGCTGTGCGTGAGCCTGGCGGGCAACGTGCTGTTCGCGCTGCTCATCGTGCGGGAGCGGAGCTTGCACCGCGCCCCGTACTACCTGCTGCTCGACCTGTGCCTGGCCGACGGGCTGCGCGCGCTGGCCTGCCTCCCGGCCGTCATGCTGGCCGCTCGGCGGGCGGCGGCCGCGGCGGGGACCCCGCCCGGCGCGCTGGGCTGCAAGCTGCTCGCCTTCCTGGCCGCGCTCTTCTGCTTCCACGCCGCCTTCTTGCTGCTTGGCGTGGGCGTCACCCGCTACCTGGCCATCGCGCACCACCGCTTCTACGCCGAGCGCCTGGCCGGCTGGCCGTGTGCCGCCATGCTAGTGTGCGCCGCCTGGGCGCTGGCCCTGGCCGCGGCCTTCCCGCCGGTGCTGGACGGCggtggaggcggcggcggcggcggcgaggacGAGGACGCGCCCTGCGCCCTGGAGCAGCGGCCCGACGGTGCCCCCGGCGCGCTGGGCTTCCTGCTGCTGCTAGCCGTGGTGGTGGGCGCCACGCACCTCGTCTACCTCCGGCTGCTCTTCTTCATCCACGACCGCCGCAAGATGCGGCCCGCGCGCCTCGTGCCCGCCGTCAGCCACGACTGGACCTTCCACGGGCCCGGCGCCACCGGCCAGGCGGCCGCCAACTGGACGGCGGGCTTCGGCCGCGGGCCCACGCCGCCCGCGCTCGTGGGCATCCGACCCGCGGCGCCCGGccgtggcggcggcggcggcggcggggcccgGCGGCTCCTCGTCCTCGAGGAGTTCAAGACGGAGAAGAGGCTGTGCAGGATGTTCTACGCCGTCACGCTGCTCTTCCTGCTCCTCTGGGGGCCCTACGTCGTGGCCAGTTACCTGCGGGTGTTGGTGCGGCCCGGCGCCGTCCCCCAGGCCTACCTGACGGCCTCGGTGTGGCTCACCTTCGCGCAGGCCGGCATCAACCCGGTCGTGTGCTTTCTCTTCAATCGGGAGCTGCGGGACTGTTTCAGGGCCCAGTTCCCCTGCTGCCAGAGCCCCCAGACCACCCAGGCCACTCTCCCCTGCGACTTGAAGGGCATCGGCTTGTGA